CTCGCTGTTTCCGTCTGGACAAATACGGGCAAGCGAGGCAGTTAAATTAATGAAAATTGCAAGATTGCCGTTAGGGCTTTTGGGCCGCGATCGCCAAACGCGCTCCGAGAATCCGCCGCAAGCGATCCATCACCTGTACGACTTGTCCATGTCTAACGTTTTCATCAGCATTCAAAATTACCAGCGCCTCCTGACCGGAGGGAATCAAGCCACGTACCCCCGTCTCTAAAGCCTCTAGCTGAATGGCTTGGCGGTTGAGGGCAATTTGGCCTTGGGGGTCAATCGTGATTGTAATGCGAGTGGCATTTTGAACTTGGGCCGTTGCTGCTTGGGGGAGACTAACGGGTAAGCCCTCAGAGCGAGTCAGATAAAGCGATG
This region of Trichocoleus desertorum NBK24 genomic DNA includes:
- a CDS encoding biopolymer transporter ExbD, with product MRLPTEPDIPPQINIVPMIDVIFAILTFFILSSLYLTRSEGLPVSLPQAATAQVQNATRITITIDPQGQIALNRQAIQLEALETGVRGLIPSGQEALVILNADENVRHGQVVQVMDRLRRILGARLAIAAQKP